A portion of the Pectobacterium brasiliense genome contains these proteins:
- a CDS encoding VirB3 family type IV secretion system protein encodes MTTLNKALTRPAAIMGIPLVPFVIVSGAIVLLSVYTSYYLALLLIPAWLEMKAKARTDIHYFGLLWLAFKTRGRFATNRHFGASAMLASHYDAVDVSEFTAKMKLNKRITLDKYIPYSSHIHPHIIRNRAGDLVASWELGGTVFECEDEHHLTLLTSHLNNLIRSYEGLPITFYIHRIREQYQDGFEASSVIPFSDEVTEHYYQPLKEKPLWRHRLFFTVCYVPFSTLEKKIMKTQPAGKRKAALDDALKGMLEHHEAIHTALSRYVAMPLGLYEEKGRVYSSQLAFYHRLMTGKWQNVAVTHTPFYHTLSTPDVFFTTDTAECQMVGGSRFFRSLEIKDYSPETYTGLLDALLYAESEYVLTQSFTCMARDEAQNHIRLAEKRLNATDDDAISQREELIVLRDLLQSGHVSCGKYHFSLLVSSASADQVVKETNALAQPFNDLGIMTSLSTLSLPAAYLAQLPGVYSLRPRLVVVSSQNYADMGSLHNFHPHKRNGNPWGEAIAILKSPGGGGYYLNVHDSQAGRNDFNEKTPGNTAIIGKTGSGKTLLMTMMKQLTQKYRNPATFSASATIKRLTTVYFDKDRAAEMSIRQMGGRYFRIRTGIPTGFNPFSLPPTRRNISFIKRLIRMLCRRDSKPLDPRDEERISTAVDTIMLDYPPEYRRYGITRLLEVLPEPPTKEARTNGLRIRLKQWAQGGEFGWVFDNEEDTFNISNIDNFGIDGTEFLDDDDIRGPITFYLLYRVTSLLDGRRLVMFMDEFWKWLADVEFSKFSLNMLKVIRKLNGIFIPATQSPDEIVRYPIAPAIIEQCSTQIFLANPKANHVDYVEKMKVPESVYDMVRSLDPGEHYMVVLKTPLRAGETRPFVAMARMDLSGLGNITKILSGSEDNLKIFDAIYQEGMSPQDWKETFLNNAI; translated from the coding sequence ATGACCACCCTGAACAAAGCGCTGACCCGCCCTGCCGCCATTATGGGTATCCCTCTCGTCCCGTTCGTGATCGTCAGCGGGGCTATCGTCCTGCTGTCGGTTTACACCAGCTATTACCTTGCCTTGTTATTAATCCCTGCCTGGCTGGAAATGAAGGCAAAAGCCCGAACGGATATTCATTATTTCGGACTGCTGTGGCTGGCCTTTAAAACCCGTGGGCGATTTGCCACCAATCGCCATTTCGGTGCCAGTGCCATGTTGGCAAGCCACTATGACGCCGTCGATGTTTCGGAGTTTACCGCTAAGATGAAATTAAACAAGCGCATCACGCTGGATAAATACATTCCTTACTCTTCGCACATTCACCCTCACATCATAAGAAATCGCGCCGGTGATTTAGTCGCTAGCTGGGAATTGGGCGGTACTGTGTTTGAATGTGAGGATGAACATCATCTGACACTGCTGACAAGCCACCTTAACAACCTGATCCGCTCGTATGAAGGGCTACCGATCACCTTCTATATTCACCGCATACGGGAGCAATATCAGGATGGCTTTGAGGCCAGTTCGGTCATCCCCTTTTCGGATGAAGTTACTGAACACTATTACCAGCCACTAAAAGAGAAACCGCTTTGGCGACACCGACTATTTTTTACCGTCTGTTATGTCCCATTCTCCACACTGGAGAAAAAAATCATGAAGACGCAGCCCGCCGGAAAAAGGAAAGCGGCGCTGGATGATGCTCTGAAAGGGATGCTGGAGCACCATGAAGCTATCCACACCGCCCTGTCGCGTTATGTGGCAATGCCATTGGGCCTCTATGAGGAGAAAGGTCGGGTTTACTCTTCGCAATTGGCTTTCTACCATCGCCTGATGACGGGAAAATGGCAGAATGTAGCGGTAACGCATACACCGTTTTATCACACACTCAGCACGCCGGATGTATTCTTCACTACCGATACCGCCGAATGTCAAATGGTCGGCGGTTCCCGCTTCTTCCGCAGTCTGGAAATTAAAGACTATTCACCGGAAACCTATACCGGCCTGCTGGATGCGCTGCTGTATGCCGAAAGCGAGTATGTACTGACGCAGTCTTTTACCTGTATGGCACGGGATGAAGCGCAAAATCATATCCGACTGGCGGAAAAACGGCTGAACGCAACCGACGATGACGCCATTTCACAGCGTGAAGAATTAATCGTCTTACGCGATCTGCTCCAGTCCGGGCATGTGTCTTGTGGCAAGTATCACTTCTCCCTTCTGGTCTCGTCCGCCAGCGCCGATCAGGTGGTAAAGGAGACCAATGCGCTGGCCCAGCCTTTTAACGACCTCGGCATCATGACATCCCTGTCCACGCTGTCGTTACCTGCCGCCTATCTGGCTCAACTCCCCGGCGTCTACTCGCTGCGACCGCGTCTGGTGGTGGTCAGTAGCCAGAACTACGCAGATATGGGGAGTCTGCATAACTTTCATCCTCACAAGCGTAATGGCAATCCGTGGGGTGAGGCTATCGCCATCCTGAAATCTCCCGGTGGTGGCGGTTATTATCTGAACGTGCATGACAGTCAGGCAGGACGGAATGACTTCAATGAGAAAACGCCGGGGAATACTGCCATCATCGGTAAAACCGGTTCAGGAAAGACCCTGCTGATGACGATGATGAAACAGTTGACGCAGAAGTACCGCAATCCGGCAACATTTTCCGCCTCTGCCACCATCAAACGGCTGACCACCGTTTACTTTGATAAAGACAGAGCGGCAGAGATGTCGATCCGCCAGATGGGAGGTCGTTACTTCCGAATCCGGACCGGTATCCCTACCGGATTTAACCCGTTCTCACTTCCGCCTACCCGGCGGAATATCAGCTTTATCAAGCGGCTGATCCGGATGCTGTGCCGTCGTGACAGTAAGCCACTCGATCCCCGCGATGAAGAGCGTATCAGCACTGCGGTGGACACCATCATGCTGGACTATCCGCCGGAATATCGCCGCTATGGTATTACCCGATTGCTGGAAGTGTTGCCCGAACCACCGACCAAAGAGGCACGAACTAACGGCCTGCGTATACGACTAAAACAGTGGGCGCAGGGTGGTGAATTCGGCTGGGTGTTCGATAACGAGGAGGACACGTTCAACATCAGCAATATTGATAATTTTGGTATCGACGGCACGGAATTCCTGGATGATGACGACATTCGCGGGCCGATCACCTTTTACCTGCTGTACCGCGTTACCAGCTTGTTGGATGGTCGCCGACTGGTGATGTTCATGGATGAGTTCTGGAAATGGCTGGCGGATGTCGAGTTTTCTAAATTCTCCCTCAATATGCTCAAGGTGATCCGCAAACTGAACGGCATTTTTATCCCCGCCACCCAGTCACCCGATGAAATCGTCAGGTATCCCATCGCTCCGGCGATCATTGAGCAGTGCAGCACGCAAATCTTTCTCGCTAACCCCAAAGCCAACCATGTGGATTACGTGGAGAAAATGAAAGTCCCTGAAAGCGTTTACGACATGGTTCGCAGCCTTGATCCCGGCGAGCATTATATGGTTGTCCTGAAAACACCACTACGTGCTGGTGAAACGCGCCCGTTTGTCGCCATGGCAAGGATGGATTTATCGGGCCTCGGGAACATCACCAAAATCCTGAGCGGCAGTGAAGACAACCTGAAAATATTTGATGCTATTTATCAGGAAGGCATGTCCCCTCAAGACTGGAAAGAAACGTTCCTTAACAACGCTATCTGA
- a CDS encoding type IV secretion system protein → MQTRKMCLALSLLMSTPAISAGIPVFDAASNTESINQWVQKLQQWQDTVTHYKSELDAYKQQLATATGIRNIQGFLIDAKNLKNDIEHLRKNSISLDDLLTNSNGYYSSDLQRLYNKYHSFDICNQSSSSQRYLESCKQLVLNQAVSIENTSDVQNKINSTLNDISDLSDRIANAKDSKESQDLANAVAAKSVQLNALTSQWEMSVKQAEQRAAMLTLQRQKAFNEQQLAAPIPDFNY, encoded by the coding sequence ATGCAAACCAGAAAGATGTGTCTGGCGTTATCGCTATTGATGTCTACACCAGCGATAAGCGCCGGTATCCCGGTATTTGATGCCGCCAGTAATACCGAGTCGATTAACCAATGGGTACAGAAACTCCAGCAATGGCAGGACACAGTCACCCATTATAAAAGCGAGCTTGATGCCTATAAGCAGCAATTAGCGACCGCAACAGGTATACGAAATATTCAGGGATTTCTCATCGATGCTAAAAACCTAAAAAACGATATCGAACATCTCCGTAAAAATAGTATTTCACTGGATGACCTGCTGACCAACTCAAACGGTTATTATTCTTCTGACCTTCAGCGCCTATATAACAAATATCACTCGTTTGATATTTGTAATCAGTCCAGTTCATCGCAACGTTATCTTGAAAGTTGCAAACAACTTGTCCTCAATCAGGCAGTCTCAATTGAGAATACCAGCGATGTCCAAAACAAGATTAATAGCACATTAAACGATATATCAGACTTATCCGACCGCATAGCCAACGCCAAAGACTCGAAAGAGTCACAGGACTTGGCTAACGCGGTGGCAGCCAAAAGCGTACAATTGAATGCATTAACCAGCCAATGGGAAATGTCAGTCAAGCAGGCTGAACAGCGTGCCGCGATGTTGACTCTACAGCGGCAAAAAGCATTCAATGAACAACAACTCGCCGCTCCGATTCCTGACTTTAATTATTGA
- a CDS encoding EexN family lipoprotein, giving the protein MKTSLCIFPIILSSLFLAGCDNPKSTQWYKEHPDEMNQRYKACESSGDDSQDCKNAREARFELRQEMPRFPI; this is encoded by the coding sequence ATGAAAACGTCACTTTGCATTTTTCCGATTATTTTAAGCTCATTATTTCTGGCGGGGTGTGACAACCCAAAATCAACGCAGTGGTACAAAGAACATCCGGATGAAATGAACCAGCGATATAAAGCGTGTGAATCATCCGGTGATGACTCCCAAGATTGCAAAAATGCACGAGAAGCGCGATTTGAACTCCGTCAGGAAATGCCAAGGTTCCCGATTTGA
- a CDS encoding type IV secretion system protein, with protein MSGGMFVGMNNTITDGLHAVLRGQTSVYGDMVSVIAVSSFTLFVTYRGYQTLAGKLQTPVEDVIWDVGRMLLIMTFVLNLDGWLDLAISSINGLTDGVSGDDNVWVLLDTVWAKAQTIGQKLYQQDDSTYVKLNGGIAQLLVWGGAIVTLLFGSAVNLLAGIIIVLMTTTAPLFIFCLLYGFLIPMFNNWLKIIFTVILTIMFSALSIRIVINYLNGLLDKAVNFADSANIITLGVQCCVAGVISGVIIWFSAKIANALGGVAVQAALQGAAMGGLRGLAKPSSDVAKPVMKAGATGARLATKAGVSAATATGSLIAAGTSKALSAWQKRAASIDSMKRFNQQRNR; from the coding sequence ATGTCAGGTGGTATGTTTGTTGGAATGAACAACACGATCACTGACGGTTTACATGCCGTACTACGGGGACAAACCTCCGTGTACGGCGATATGGTAAGCGTTATCGCCGTCAGTTCCTTCACGTTATTTGTCACGTATCGGGGTTATCAAACCCTGGCTGGAAAACTCCAAACGCCTGTAGAAGATGTCATATGGGATGTCGGGCGAATGTTATTAATCATGACATTCGTTTTAAATCTCGATGGCTGGCTGGATTTAGCCATTTCTTCCATTAACGGATTAACTGACGGCGTCAGCGGTGATGACAATGTCTGGGTGTTACTGGATACCGTCTGGGCGAAAGCGCAAACGATAGGACAAAAGCTTTATCAACAGGATGATTCCACCTATGTAAAACTCAACGGCGGTATTGCCCAACTGCTGGTCTGGGGAGGTGCAATCGTCACTCTGCTATTTGGTTCGGCAGTTAACCTGTTAGCCGGAATTATCATTGTATTAATGACCACCACTGCACCGTTATTTATTTTCTGCCTGCTGTATGGATTCCTTATTCCAATGTTTAACAACTGGCTGAAAATTATCTTCACGGTGATCCTGACGATTATGTTTTCCGCGTTATCCATCAGGATTGTCATTAATTATCTCAATGGCTTATTAGATAAAGCGGTTAACTTTGCAGATAGCGCCAATATCATCACACTGGGTGTTCAGTGCTGCGTTGCGGGTGTTATTTCCGGCGTCATTATCTGGTTTTCAGCCAAAATCGCGAATGCATTAGGTGGCGTTGCCGTTCAAGCAGCACTACAGGGTGCCGCTATGGGCGGCCTACGTGGGCTGGCGAAACCATCTTCTGACGTAGCGAAACCGGTCATGAAAGCCGGTGCGACAGGTGCGCGACTTGCGACAAAAGCGGGCGTCAGCGCCGCTACTGCAACAGGTTCACTTATCGCCGCAGGCACCAGCAAAGCCCTATCCGCATGGCAAAAACGTGCGGCGTCTATCGATAGCATGAAGCGTTTCAACCAACAGCGTAACCGCTAA
- a CDS encoding lytic transglycosylase domain-containing protein gives MLSPTAFMAAVMQCAATIHPSTASDMAKVESSFNPYAVAEIVPKKERTPGSVGVISHQPTSKQAAVNIINRVKEKGRRYSVGLMQITSTNFRHYGVTAHDLLDPCTNLSIFERILTDCYQRGGTLRRALSCYYSGNFDAGQQPESAFNQTSYIQRIGYVVPSTREDLQHSTTSQSNSEIHYPITVLRGELTDKTTPILTSLHYPNAILRGDVSLPVINEEK, from the coding sequence ATGCTTTCACCCACTGCTTTTATGGCGGCGGTCATGCAGTGTGCCGCTACTATTCACCCCTCCACCGCGTCTGATATGGCAAAAGTAGAATCCAGCTTTAATCCTTATGCCGTCGCTGAGATTGTGCCAAAGAAAGAGAGAACACCCGGCAGCGTAGGTGTCATTTCTCATCAGCCCACCAGCAAGCAAGCTGCCGTCAACATCATCAACCGGGTAAAGGAAAAAGGTCGCCGCTATTCGGTTGGGCTGATGCAAATCACCAGTACCAATTTCCGCCATTACGGCGTGACCGCCCATGACTTGTTAGACCCCTGCACCAATCTATCCATTTTTGAGCGCATCCTCACCGACTGCTACCAACGCGGTGGTACGCTGAGAAGAGCACTCAGTTGTTACTATTCCGGTAATTTCGATGCGGGTCAGCAGCCAGAATCTGCCTTTAACCAAACCAGCTATATCCAACGTATTGGCTATGTGGTCCCGTCAACGCGGGAAGATCTCCAGCACAGTACCACCAGCCAATCCAATTCAGAGATTCATTATCCAATCACCGTCCTACGCGGTGAGCTTACCGATAAAACCACACCGATTTTGACCTCCTTGCACTATCCCAACGCCATCCTTCGCGGCGATGTGTCCCTACCTGTAATTAATGAGGAGAAATGA
- a CDS encoding TrbC/VirB2 family protein, which produces MTMQKRKYRPAFSSLLISTQTLAAGSGFNKANDTLNNTSTGLLGLAAVTITLATMWVGYKVLFDGKSLHDMRNVIIGAILIVGASGFGAYWAS; this is translated from the coding sequence ATGACGATGCAAAAACGTAAATACCGGCCTGCGTTTTCTTCCCTGTTGATATCGACCCAAACGCTGGCAGCCGGGAGCGGATTTAATAAAGCCAACGATACGCTGAATAATACCTCCACCGGTTTGCTCGGGCTGGCCGCCGTCACGATCACGCTGGCAACCATGTGGGTGGGCTACAAGGTGCTGTTTGACGGTAAAAGTTTGCATGACATGCGCAACGTCATTATCGGAGCCATCCTGATCGTCGGTGCATCGGGCTTTGGTGCCTATTGGGCATCCTAG
- a CDS encoding sacsin N-terminal ATP-binding-like domain-containing protein: MSSKPQENIINLKAKVVKTFQDNINYSNPNQAVNQADSLDALSKDLYADSKRFIYELLQNADDSAVDGKSVNVWIKIIENNLIVAHSGKPFDERDIQGICNINNGTKKSDITKTGYKGIGFKSVFGQSQKVIVFTNNEYFKFDVNYKHNWQWEESSQDKWEKENDRKFQYPWQIIPIYLQSNEIETNIHEYLRSIKATVATVIELKNDKDIIDSLQELSQKTNMYLFLKNISNIIFDTERSVNVSIERNANGKVHLGCNNNCQSTWLSKTFEISLPEDIKNSLSYDQNIPDKFKYIEKVDLTLSAQVKDGSIVKLHRTDKLLYSYLPTDETKYDFPVLVNTSFLTTANRESLHASSVWNQWLFTQIGTKLFEWIAELVQSEYQFQAYNLLPNKIISDTLGEQFNKAMDIALQTISFVTVKNGKLVKVKNAIVDFTFLSDKDFVGEEPIQKLLTAEDKHFTTNTGFGKKLKELGATTFEWKNVPDLLSSFFFQSNHSSKKNIELINHFHYLTHLEKFTDLKTEDMKNISFILDHKKELCVPQQISFPSTDDKKWNDKTTTLSFVHEDVQIWLRNKPDIKNWLENLGVTEKTDTTYIEQIIIPNIDTYITSENAISAIQDLFRLYEKGELKRDLIERLSIIRLLTKSGNLKPASECHLSNFYDPRFAMEEILDLDVFVNNSYCVDEGNRSGWKHFFKMMGVKDDTEIIFYPQKINKNDFINAGYHSAYFYADDKKFKPFQRIFSSDAFKNFITISYLEAIQGNIKFSFLFWRDFISNNEPSIISNHATAFWGLYGMPGQISGSPVVNYIPWYVKNIACIPATDGHCYSSPHIFLNTQEIIDIGANYLPIFHGIELTPEWCAFFEFNIKLELKDYLTVLTKISQDTESEGVVKKVNIQRVNLIYKNILNQCLNWGGSEIKIVKIWSESNKLLNTHNKFTECYSLKYFIDGNESIFQEQFSFINLDAENQQHPHLEKLLNYLGIQFLRQSDFELIPIDESKCIELEEHLTNIFPYFRIWIEHGVNNNIETLRALEDLRRNIYKLSINHATELKIQYSEINFTKDTNVHFDGEEVYVTNPWYSNSVLLTLPTQLCRFLGLQGHDKKLDFLLRSKIEEIQKYFSQEDITIPEEILSQHAHKNKNLINQTITSISGTKSSLAIHEKVSSEYLHMSKADLEKFRYTKSIISRSMASILRYLSAHNDYDCTNHYEITDSIIGGIKKNGHEIAIVARPSDNNQVILYDGSEFDVLSHADAEFWHEDGETPPRQIRIGQLITQLDINRIPIRKVNVSTNDLTASLKAKSQVLDFDVIPFVPAKMARVIASFANTDGGKIIFGIKEITTDSVEIVGVNIRIDVVGMVQKAISMLSHIPRINYEWVHSEGKNIFLIEVEKQKNHNVLLNDMKYIRAGSASILEKGDTNKITLNHPNILRTFAIIISIENYAQRGEKTISPVKYANNDALAFKELLINNMNVKEEDIYSFNDSQALGADLKNGLKGIFFQLTENDRLVFYYAGHGFHNGITNYLTTYDTYPSNLLDTTVSLREVLLDPLKDTYCKNALIFIDSCAEHLQRDSHRNTVFNMDDEEFMLIASEFPSYSIFLSCQTGERSFSCDKLEHGVWTYHLIKALSEEVKKINNCTFITDKLLRDYLSKHVSEYVSEQLNHSQNPKAILESSYENVII; the protein is encoded by the coding sequence ATGTCATCTAAACCTCAAGAGAATATTATCAATTTAAAAGCAAAGGTTGTAAAAACATTTCAAGATAATATTAATTATTCAAATCCTAATCAAGCCGTGAATCAAGCAGATTCTCTGGATGCTTTATCAAAGGACCTATATGCTGACTCCAAACGTTTCATTTATGAACTATTACAAAATGCTGATGACTCCGCTGTTGATGGCAAATCCGTTAATGTATGGATAAAAATTATAGAAAATAATTTAATTGTTGCGCATTCTGGAAAACCGTTTGATGAAAGAGATATCCAAGGTATTTGTAATATTAATAATGGTACAAAAAAATCTGATATTACAAAAACTGGTTATAAAGGAATAGGCTTTAAATCTGTTTTTGGGCAGTCACAGAAAGTAATTGTCTTTACTAATAATGAGTATTTTAAATTTGATGTCAATTATAAACACAACTGGCAGTGGGAAGAATCCTCACAGGATAAATGGGAAAAAGAAAATGATAGAAAATTTCAATATCCTTGGCAGATTATTCCAATTTATCTTCAGTCAAACGAGATAGAGACAAACATACATGAGTATCTTCGGTCTATTAAAGCTACCGTTGCAACAGTTATTGAGTTAAAAAATGATAAAGACATCATAGATTCTCTTCAAGAACTTTCTCAAAAAACAAATATGTATCTTTTTCTTAAAAACATTTCTAATATTATTTTTGACACAGAACGAAGTGTGAATGTTTCGATAGAAAGGAATGCTAATGGTAAAGTTCACTTAGGGTGTAATAATAATTGTCAATCTACTTGGTTATCAAAAACCTTTGAAATTTCTCTTCCTGAAGATATTAAAAATTCTCTATCTTATGACCAAAATATTCCTGATAAATTTAAGTATATTGAAAAAGTAGATCTTACGTTATCTGCACAAGTAAAAGATGGCTCTATTGTTAAACTACATCGTACAGACAAACTATTATATTCTTATTTGCCAACAGATGAAACAAAATATGACTTCCCAGTTTTAGTGAATACAAGTTTTTTGACTACCGCAAATAGAGAGTCTCTTCATGCCAGTTCAGTATGGAACCAATGGTTGTTTACACAAATTGGCACTAAACTATTTGAGTGGATAGCCGAATTGGTTCAATCAGAATATCAATTTCAAGCGTATAACTTACTTCCAAATAAAATTATTAGCGATACTTTAGGTGAACAATTCAACAAAGCTATGGATATAGCTTTGCAAACAATTTCTTTTGTAACTGTCAAAAATGGAAAGTTAGTAAAAGTAAAAAACGCTATCGTAGATTTCACGTTTTTATCTGATAAGGATTTCGTTGGTGAAGAGCCAATCCAAAAATTATTAACGGCAGAAGATAAACATTTCACTACAAATACAGGGTTTGGAAAAAAACTTAAGGAGTTAGGAGCAACAACTTTTGAATGGAAAAATGTGCCAGACTTACTTTCTTCATTTTTTTTTCAAAGTAATCATTCCTCTAAGAAGAATATTGAGTTAATAAATCATTTCCACTATTTAACTCATCTTGAAAAGTTCACTGATTTGAAGACAGAAGATATGAAAAATATATCTTTTATTCTCGATCATAAAAAGGAATTGTGTGTCCCTCAACAAATATCCTTTCCATCAACCGATGATAAGAAATGGAATGACAAAACAACTACTCTATCGTTTGTACATGAAGATGTACAAATATGGCTTCGTAATAAACCAGATATAAAAAACTGGCTAGAAAATTTAGGAGTAACCGAAAAAACAGATACAACTTATATTGAGCAAATCATTATTCCTAATATTGACACATATATTACGAGTGAAAATGCCATTTCAGCTATACAAGATTTGTTTCGTCTATATGAGAAAGGAGAACTTAAAAGAGATCTAATTGAACGATTGTCAATAATTAGATTGTTAACAAAAAGTGGTAATTTAAAACCAGCAAGTGAATGTCATTTATCTAATTTTTATGACCCTAGATTCGCAATGGAAGAAATTTTAGATTTAGATGTTTTTGTGAATAATTCATATTGTGTGGATGAAGGTAATCGAAGTGGCTGGAAACATTTTTTTAAAATGATGGGGGTAAAAGATGACACGGAAATTATATTTTACCCACAAAAAATAAATAAAAATGATTTCATTAATGCAGGATATCACTCAGCATATTTTTATGCTGATGATAAAAAGTTCAAACCATTCCAACGTATTTTTAGCTCTGATGCATTCAAGAATTTTATAACTATAAGCTACCTTGAGGCTATACAAGGCAATATAAAATTTTCATTTTTATTTTGGCGAGATTTTATATCAAATAATGAGCCATCTATAATTAGTAATCATGCTACTGCATTTTGGGGGCTTTATGGAATGCCAGGACAAATAAGCGGAAGCCCAGTTGTTAACTATATTCCATGGTATGTGAAAAATATTGCTTGCATTCCAGCAACTGATGGTCATTGCTATTCATCCCCCCATATTTTTTTAAATACTCAAGAAATTATAGATATAGGTGCTAATTACTTACCGATATTTCATGGTATAGAGCTTACCCCTGAATGGTGTGCTTTTTTTGAATTTAATATTAAGCTGGAATTAAAAGACTACTTAACTGTTTTAACTAAAATTTCGCAAGATACAGAAAGTGAGGGAGTAGTAAAAAAAGTAAACATCCAAAGAGTTAATCTTATTTATAAGAATATCCTGAATCAATGTCTAAATTGGGGAGGAAGTGAGATTAAAATAGTAAAAATATGGAGTGAGTCAAATAAATTATTAAATACCCACAATAAATTTACCGAATGTTATTCTTTAAAATATTTTATAGATGGTAATGAATCAATCTTTCAAGAGCAGTTTAGTTTTATCAATCTTGACGCTGAAAATCAGCAGCATCCTCATTTGGAAAAACTATTGAACTACTTAGGTATACAATTCTTAAGACAAAGTGATTTTGAGCTAATTCCAATAGATGAATCTAAATGTATTGAATTAGAAGAACATTTAACAAACATTTTTCCTTATTTTAGAATTTGGATTGAGCATGGTGTAAATAATAATATTGAGACATTAAGGGCGCTAGAAGACTTACGGCGAAATATCTATAAATTAAGTATCAATCATGCCACAGAACTAAAAATACAATATTCAGAGATAAATTTTACAAAAGATACAAATGTTCATTTTGATGGAGAAGAGGTGTATGTAACAAATCCTTGGTATTCAAATAGTGTTTTATTAACATTACCTACTCAATTATGTCGATTTTTAGGTTTGCAAGGGCATGATAAAAAATTGGATTTTTTACTTAGGTCTAAAATTGAGGAGATACAAAAATATTTTTCACAAGAAGATATCACTATCCCTGAAGAAATTTTAAGTCAACATGCGCATAAAAATAAAAACTTAATAAATCAAACAATTACCAGTATATCAGGAACCAAATCATCACTAGCAATACATGAAAAAGTATCTTCAGAATATCTCCATATGAGTAAAGCTGATTTAGAAAAATTTAGATATACAAAATCTATTATTTCTCGATCTATGGCAAGTATTCTTAGGTATCTTAGTGCTCATAACGATTATGATTGTACCAACCATTATGAAATTACTGATAGTATCATTGGCGGTATTAAAAAAAATGGGCATGAAATTGCAATAGTTGCTAGACCATCAGATAACAATCAAGTCATACTTTATGATGGATCAGAGTTTGATGTGTTATCACATGCTGATGCGGAGTTTTGGCATGAAGATGGCGAGACTCCACCTAGACAAATACGTATAGGACAATTAATTACACAACTAGATATAAATAGAATACCTATCAGAAAGGTAAATGTCTCTACAAACGATTTGACAGCATCATTGAAAGCTAAGTCTCAAGTTTTAGATTTTGATGTAATTCCATTTGTTCCAGCAAAAATGGCACGGGTAATCGCATCTTTTGCAAATACCGATGGAGGGAAAATCATATTTGGAATTAAAGAAATCACAACAGATTCAGTGGAAATAGTGGGGGTAAATATAAGAATTGATGTGGTAGGAATGGTTCAGAAAGCCATTTCAATGTTGTCACATATCCCAAGGATTAACTATGAGTGGGTGCATTCCGAAGGTAAAAATATATTTTTAATTGAAGTGGAAAAACAAAAAAATCATAATGTTCTATTGAATGATATGAAGTACATTAGAGCTGGGAGTGCGTCTATTTTAGAAAAAGGCGATACTAATAAAATAACCCTAAATCACCCTAATATTTTAAGAACTTTTGCCATCATAATATCTATCGAGAATTATGCCCAAAGAGGTGAAAAAACAATTTCACCAGTGAAATATGCAAATAATGATGCGCTAGCGTTCAAAGAGTTATTAATTAACAATATGAATGTGAAGGAGGAGGATATTTATTCATTCAACGATAGTCAGGCCTTGGGCGCTGATTTAAAGAATGGCTTGAAAGGAATATTTTTCCAACTAACAGAAAATGATCGTTTGGTTTTTTATTATGCAGGGCATGGATTTCATAATGGTATTACAAATTACTTAACTACCTATGATACTTATCCATCAAACTTATTGGACACAACGGTATCTTTACGTGAGGTTTTATTAGACCCTCTGAAGGACACATACTGTAAAAATGCCCTGATATTTATTGATTCTTGTGCAGAACACCTACAAAGAGACAGTCACAGAAACACTGTTTTTAATATGGATGATGAAGAGTTCATGTTAATAGCAAGTGAATTCCCTAGTTATAGTATTTTCCTTTCTTGCCAAACTGGAGAACGCTCATTTTCTTGTGATAAATTAGAACATGGGGTCTGGACATACCATTTAATTAAAGCTTTATCAGAGGAAGTTAAAAAGATAAATAACTGCACATTCATTACTGATAAATTATTACGAGACTATTTATCGAAACATGTCTCTGAATATGTGAGCGAACAGCTCAATCACAGCCAGAATCCAAAAGCTATTTTAGAATCAAGCTATGAAAATGTCATTATTTAG